A single Cellulomonas sp. SLBN-39 DNA region contains:
- a CDS encoding Tat pathway signal sequence domain protein: protein MTAATNSRPHDDHAPRYEARPLARRTFLAITGATAAAAAGGSAAAAAAPARLPGPVPAGGSHHGGGARSERAALAFLQAATDAYPTINTGPRLAQSYTDELGLFSTAFVYDTALAVLALLADGRRSTLATARVLGDGLVYAQEHDPVHDDGRLRQGYNVGPYTFYDGNPQPHGFVQPDGTANIGWQFGFLGTAVGDMAWPGIALLQLYKRTRDRRYKDAAVRIGEWITANTWSTQPLGGFSFGRNGADEPVPNGSTEHNVDCVAFFSMLRTVTRDRAWSRAEAHARAFVARMWEPASGWFWTGTNDGVEINRDPVPLDPATWSWLAMRDRRFSRALDWARTGLAVTDVAGAPTSQMPAGEQVSGVTFSTASLTSTAQYNGITVHPQGVWLEGTGQLATALADRGGRQDRSRARGLLTQVQHAQDVLGGGQHLGGVEVDGGVVAASSLLDSGFGFGYFQVQHVGATSWFVFASTATNPMRWGGLD, encoded by the coding sequence ATGACCGCAGCCACGAACTCCCGTCCGCACGACGACCACGCACCACGGTACGAGGCACGCCCGCTGGCCCGCCGGACCTTCCTGGCCATCACCGGTGCGACCGCCGCGGCGGCAGCCGGTGGGAGCGCTGCCGCCGCGGCAGCGCCCGCACGCCTGCCCGGACCGGTGCCGGCGGGTGGGTCGCACCACGGCGGCGGGGCCCGCTCGGAGCGGGCGGCGCTGGCGTTCCTCCAGGCGGCGACGGACGCGTACCCGACGATCAACACCGGGCCGCGCCTGGCCCAGAGCTACACCGACGAGCTGGGGCTGTTCAGCACCGCGTTCGTCTACGACACGGCGCTGGCGGTGCTCGCGCTGCTGGCCGACGGCCGGCGCTCGACGCTCGCGACCGCCCGCGTGCTCGGCGACGGCCTCGTCTACGCCCAGGAGCACGACCCCGTGCACGACGACGGGCGCCTGCGCCAGGGCTACAACGTCGGCCCGTACACCTTCTACGACGGCAACCCGCAGCCGCACGGGTTCGTCCAGCCCGACGGCACCGCGAACATCGGCTGGCAGTTCGGGTTCCTCGGCACGGCGGTCGGTGACATGGCGTGGCCGGGGATCGCCCTGCTGCAGCTGTACAAGCGCACACGCGACCGTCGCTACAAGGACGCCGCCGTGCGCATCGGGGAGTGGATCACGGCGAACACGTGGTCGACGCAGCCGCTCGGCGGGTTCTCGTTCGGGCGCAACGGCGCCGACGAGCCCGTGCCCAACGGGTCGACGGAGCACAACGTGGACTGCGTCGCGTTCTTCTCGATGCTGCGCACGGTGACCCGTGACCGCGCCTGGTCGCGTGCCGAGGCCCACGCACGTGCCTTCGTCGCGCGGATGTGGGAGCCGGCGTCGGGCTGGTTCTGGACGGGCACGAACGACGGCGTCGAGATCAACCGTGACCCGGTGCCGCTGGACCCGGCGACGTGGTCGTGGCTGGCGATGCGCGACCGCCGGTTCTCGCGGGCGCTGGACTGGGCGCGCACGGGCCTGGCGGTGACCGACGTCGCTGGCGCGCCCACGTCGCAGATGCCTGCCGGCGAGCAGGTGTCCGGGGTGACGTTCAGCACCGCGAGCCTGACGTCGACGGCGCAGTACAACGGGATCACCGTGCACCCGCAGGGCGTCTGGCTCGAGGGGACGGGGCAGCTGGCCACCGCCCTGGCCGACCGGGGCGGTCGGCAGGACCGGTCACGGGCACGCGGCCTCCTCACGCAGGTGCAGCACGCGCAGGACGTCCTGGGCGGCGGGCAGCACCTCGGTGGTGTCGAGGTCGACGGCGGGGTC